The stretch of DNA CACACGCCAGTTTGTGGATCGTAAGCGTATTGGTGTTATAGGTATTTGCGGCAGTGGCGGTTTTGCGATCAGTGCTGCGCAAATTGACCCACGACTGAAGGCTATCGTAACTGTAAGTATGTATGACATGGGCCGGGACCGCCGTGAGGGACTGGGAATGACAATGACTGAGGAAAATCGGAGAAAAGCGCTTGAAGAAGTCGCAGAACAGCGCTGGGTCGAGTTTGAAGGTGGACAGAAAAAGTACGTCATAGGAACTCCTGAAGTAATTACGAATGATTCTTCAGCAGCGGCACGCGAGTTTTATGATTACTACCGTACGCCAAGGGGACATCATCCCCGCTCAACGACGGCCATTACTCTTACCAGTAACGGAGCGCTGATGAATTTCTTCCCGTTCGCGCAAATTGATACGATTTCTCCGCGTCCGATTCTATTCATCGCAGGCGAGCATGCCAACTCCAGATATTTTAGTGAAGACGCCTATAAACTGGCAGCCGAACCGAAAGAACTCTACATTGTTTCAGGCGCAGGGCATGTTGATCTGTACGACAGACTGCAGTACATTCCGTTCAATAAGCTTGAGTACTTCTTCACAGAAAATCTGAAGTAAGGAGCTTTTGTTGAATTTTATAAAGAGCTTTCGGTGCCTTCGACAATGAGGTCATAAGAAAAAAGGCCTGTACAATCGCTACTGGCCTTTTTGGCTCTTATACAGTGTTTCTATATAATTCGCTCTAATAACTCCCCAACTTTTTCTGCCATGACACGAGGCGGATAAGGCATTTTATTCTTTAACCAGTATTCAACTACCCCTACGTATGCATTTGCAATAAACTCAACGATTACATCTTCAATTTGACCCGCATTTTTTTCTTTTGTGATGTCCACATCTTTCCTGAACTCTTCGATATTAAACTGAAGGAATCGACTGCGAAAATACGAGGCTCCTTCACTAGCTAACATCGTCGAGAAGAACAAAAAATTTTTCTCAAAGTATTCCATACAGTGTACAGTCGATTCTATATAATTCATTTCAGAGGCCGACTCGCAAAAAATACTCATATTGTTGATATGTTCTTCCATGATCTTATCTAATAAATCGAATTTATCTTGGTAATGAAGATAAATGGTTCCCCGGTTCACATTTGCCCTGTCGGAGAGATCCTGAATGGTAATGCTATCAAAACTTTTTTCGGTCATCAATTCGATAAGAGCCCTTTTAATTGCTTCTTGGCTTTTGGCTATTCTTCTATCCAATTTCGGCATTGTTTGAACACCAGCCTTTACTTAATTAACATTTTTTATCGTTTTGGTGAATAACCAACAAATTAATTTTTTTAAACGAAAAAGCAATATAATTCAGTTTATAATTATAAACGAATGTTGTTTAATCAATCAATGGTGTTTTTTTATTTGTTGTTTTTTATTTGTAATAGAAATTAAAAAGGTATCCAATATTCAGAAGTTTGATTAATCACAGGTACTGAACGAGGAATAGGTGTGGAGTTCGCAATAGCTGATTTCGCTGCTGCTTATCGAGTTTTCGCAACGTGGTCTATACGTACCCAATCTGGGCCGTCCGAAAGTGCATGCCAATTATTTCCTGATCTACTAGTAAGGTCGATCCGAAAGTAAGGCAACTTGTATCCGGGACTTGATGCAAATCTAGCGGAAGTGAACGAACTCCAAAACCGCCAGATTCATAAAACCGCAAAACGAATAATCGACACTTTCGAATGATGTGTTGAGATATCAACATATCACTTATTTTTAACCATTGAACGAACAATTACATTTCTATAAAATTAGATAAGAGTTGATTAATCGATTACATTTGTTTATGCGTTACATGTTGTATTTGTTGCTGTAGTAATTAGGGAATAATGCTAATAAGGGTAAACCAAAGCTCGAAGGAGATGAGAATCTGCTAATCGAGACTGTCTACCTAATTAGCATAATTTTAAAGGGATAGGAGTTGTGTTTTTGGCTAAACGAAATCATTTGTTGATTTTCATTTTAACCGTAGGAGTTTTCGGTATCATAAATACCGAAATGGGTGTTATTGGGATATTGCCTTCTCTTGCTGATCACTACAATATCAGTGTATCTCAGGCAGGATTGCTGGTAAGTCTCTTTGCACTAGCTGTCGCAATATCCGGTCCAACAATGCCGCTATTGTTTTCGGGTATAAATCGGAAGAAGGTCATGTTACTTGTACTTGGTGTTTTTCTTCTTAGTAATATCGTTTCCATATTTACAACAAACTTTACCGTTGTATTAATTGCTCGTGTAATTCCAGCTTTTTTTCATCCGATTTATTGCTCGTTGGCATTTACAGTAGCTGCCGCTTCGGTTAGTAAGGAAGAAGCCCCAAAAGCCGTTTCGAAAGTTTTTATTGGGGTATCATCAGGAATGGTGGTCGGTGTACCGATTGTAAGTTTTATTGCTAATGCCGTTTCGATTGAAATGGCGATGGCATTCTTTGCTTTTGTGAATGCGATTGTTTTTATTGCTACAATAATATTTGTACCATCGATGCCTGTTAAGGAAAGACTTTCTTACGGATCTCAAGTAAGGGTACTAAAAAAATCAATGACCTGGCTTTCTGTTGCAGCTGTCATTTTACTAAACTCTGCTGTATTTGGAGTTTATAGTTATCTGGCGGAATATCTGAAAACTGTCACGAATATGTCTGCGAATTCCATTAGCTTAATGTTGATCCTGTTCGGTGGGTCGAATATTATCGGAAACATAGTGGCAGGGAGATTACTGACCAAAAATGCGAACAAATCAGTCATCGCTTTTCCTTTTGTATTAGGGACCGTTTACATCATCTTATTCTTAGTAGGTCAGTTTAGTATCCCTACGGCGATCGTTACATTAATTTGGGGGATATTGGCAGGGATTGGAGGGAATATCAATCAATATTGGATCATCTCGGCAGCCCCTGAAGCCCCTGATTTTGCCAATGGATTGTTTTTAACTTCCGCTAACTTGGGAACAACTGTTTGTGCTGCTGCAGGTGGATTATTTATATCAGGAATGGGTACACAATACGTCATATTGGTGGGAATCCTGTCATTGATATTTAGTTTGATCACTATTCTGCTAAGAATTTACAGGAGTGCTCATGCAAAACAATTTTCTAGGTAAGAAATTTATGTATCAAAAAGGCTAGGTATTTTCGATACTTGGCCTTTACTTTTTTGCTATTGTGTATTCTTTTATCTACTTTCTGTATGGTTGGATTCTGTAATTTATCAAATTAATCAACAATAACTATTCTTGTGTGGAGTAATCGACGAATTGCGTTCATTTAACCATTGAGAGCATCGTTTTTCTTTTTTTATAATTACATTCAAATGTTGATTAATCATCAACGGTCCTTTTTTGTCGAGGTAAAAGGATAACATAGCCGAGGTAAAGGACAGCATGATAGTTGCAAAAAAATTTTCAAACCAAAATAAGAAAGGATGATTTTAAAATGAAGAAGAAACCTATTATCAAGGGAGGCCTTCACTTACTCATAGTGATGGTACTGGCCGTGCTTGTATCCACAAACACAGTTTCTTCCGCGACCACCGGTTCACCCGCAGCAATTAGCCTGGCATGGGACAAGACCTTTCCTAAAAACAACAAGGTCACTGTTGAAAAAGTCTCATACACTAACAGACTTGGCATTAACATCGTCGCGGATATGTATCTTCCTAAAAACATGAATAGAGCAAAGAAATCTTCCGCAATCATTGTTGGACCCCCGTTCACTGGCGTGAAGGAACAGACGGCTGGCTTGTATGCCCAGGAGATGGCAGCACGGGGCTTTGTAACCCTGGCCTTTGATCCCTCCTACACTGGAGAAAGCGGCGGGCAACCGCGTAATATTGCTTCTCCGGACACGTTCGCCGAAGATTTCAGCGCCGCCGTGGACTTTTTGGGCACACGCTCGTTTGTGGACCGTAACCGTATTGGCGTCATCGGCGTTTGTGCCAGTGGCGGGTTTGCGGTCAGCGCTGCGCAGATTGACCCTCGGCTGAAGGCCATCGCGACAGTTAGTATGTACGACATGGGCCGCGCCACCCGTGAGGGATTGGGGTTAGCGGTAACACCGAACGATGTAATGACCAAGGAAGAACAGATAAAAGCCCTTGAAGAAGCCGCTGAACAGCGCTGGATCGATTTTGAGAGCGGACAGATAAAATATGGCGGCGGAACTGCAGTGGAACTAAAACCCTCAGCAGAAGCAGCAGTCCGAGAGTTCTCTGAATACTACGGTACGCCAAGGGGATATCACCCCCGCTCATTGCCCTACAGCCTTACCAGCAGAGGGGCGCTCGTGAACTTCTACCCGTTCGAGCATATTGATACGATTTCTCCGCGTCCAATTCTGTTCATCGCAGGTGAGAATGCCCACTCTAGGTACTACAGCGAAGATGCCTACAAGTTGGCGGCCGAACCGAAGGAACTCTATATTGTTCCAGGCGCAGGGCATGTGGATCTGTACGACAGAATGGAGTACATCCCGTTCAACAAGCTCGAGTCCTTCTTCAAAGCAAATCTGAAGTAAAAATAAGGTTTGTGTTGAAGATCGTAGAGGGCTTTGCGAAAAACAAATGACACTTTGAGTAAAACCACTGCGTGAATCCCGCATATCTTGTCGGGATTCACTTTTTTGTGTTTGACCGACATGATTGAAGAACCAATAATTCAAGGATCGTCCTCATGGAGATTAAGTACGCTGGGATTTGCCACTCTTACTCTGACAATCGTACAGCCTGCGGCGAGTGGGAGCCGGTGAACTATGGATTTAGGCGCTTATAAGTTGTCTATTGGAGCTTTATTGCCGGTCTCATTATTACGACCGATTCCGTCGCCGGACATATTGTTTGGCCGGGTTTGGCCATATATTGCAGAACGAAGTTTGCCGTTCTGGAGAGTATGATATCACCAGAATCAGTCGTTAACGAGCTTTATACATCATTAATGATTCTTTAGAAAGCGAACGCAAAAAACATACTCAGACCAATCAATAATTCCAATCAAGATGTTGAATAATCAACAAAATCGGATGTTTTGACCATTGTATGTCATCTGTTTTTATTTATAATTAAAACAGAAGCGGGATAGTAAACGCATACAAAACGGATTGTTACTGTTAAATCAGGCAAAACCGATTACCTTAGAAAGAGGTAGGGGTCTTGCCTTTTTCTATTAATTGGAGGGGATACAGTATAAAACTGGGGGGAATAAAGTGAAAATCGAGGGAATATTAAACAATAATGCAGTTATCTCAACAAAAGAAAAACAAGAAGTTATCATCATTGGACGTGGAATTGGTTTTAAAAAGCGTGTTGGTGATGATATTAATGAACAACAAATTCATAAAATTTTCACTTTAGAAAACGAAGATACAATGAAAAAGTTTAAGACCTTAATTGCTGATATGCCAATGGAGTATATGGATATATCCGAAAAAATCATTGCATATGCCAAAATAAAATTAGGAAAGAAGCTAAACGATAGTATTTATATTCATTTAACTGATCATATTTATTTTGCAATTGAACGTTATAAAAATAATTTGCCTATTAAGAACGGATTACTATGGGAAATTAGGCAGATATATAAAGACGAACATGAGATTGGATTAGAAGCATTAAATATGATATGTGAAAAATTTGGTGTCCTCTTACCAGAGGATGAAGCAGGGTTCTTAGCCCTTCATATTGTTAATGCTGAATTGAATGAAGAGATGCCTGTTGTAAAAAATATGACTAAGGTTATGCAAGAAGTATTAACGATTGTCAGATATCATTTTAAGTTGGATTTTAATGAAAACTCTTTATCATTCTATCGTTTTATAACGCATCTTAAGTTTTTTGCACATCGGCTAGTCAAGAGCAATCATTACAAAAGCACATCAGATGACGACTTATATAATGTAATCAAGGTAAAGTATCCGGATGCATATGAATGTTCAAAAAAAATAAAGAAGTTTATCGAGAGTTCTTACACCTACGAATTGACTGATGAAGAAATGATTTATTTGACCATTCATATTGAAAGGGTTTTCAAAAATAA from Paenibacillus sophorae encodes:
- a CDS encoding alpha/beta hydrolase, with the translated sequence MKKKPIIKGGLHLLIVMVLAVLVSTNTVSSATTGSPAAISLAWDKTFPKNNKVTVEKVSYTNRLGINIVADMYLPKNMNRAKKSSAIIVGPPFTGVKEQTAGLYAQEMAARGFVTLAFDPSYTGESGGQPRNIASPDTFAEDFSAAVDFLGTRSFVDRNRIGVIGVCASGGFAVSAAQIDPRLKAIATVSMYDMGRATREGLGLAVTPNDVMTKEEQIKALEEAAEQRWIDFESGQIKYGGGTAVELKPSAEAAVREFSEYYGTPRGYHPRSLPYSLTSRGALVNFYPFEHIDTISPRPILFIAGENAHSRYYSEDAYKLAAEPKELYIVPGAGHVDLYDRMEYIPFNKLESFFKANLK
- a CDS encoding TetR/AcrR family transcriptional regulator, with translation MPKLDRRIAKSQEAIKRALIELMTEKSFDSITIQDLSDRANVNRGTIYLHYQDKFDLLDKIMEEHINNMSIFCESASEMNYIESTVHCMEYFEKNFLFFSTMLASEGASYFRSRFLQFNIEEFRKDVDITKEKNAGQIEDVIVEFIANAYVGVVEYWLKNKMPYPPRVMAEKVGELLERII
- the licT gene encoding BglG family transcription antiterminator LicT codes for the protein MKIEGILNNNAVISTKEKQEVIIIGRGIGFKKRVGDDINEQQIHKIFTLENEDTMKKFKTLIADMPMEYMDISEKIIAYAKIKLGKKLNDSIYIHLTDHIYFAIERYKNNLPIKNGLLWEIRQIYKDEHEIGLEALNMICEKFGVLLPEDEAGFLALHIVNAELNEEMPVVKNMTKVMQEVLTIVRYHFKLDFNENSLSFYRFITHLKFFAHRLVKSNHYKSTSDDDLYNVIKVKYPDAYECSKKIKKFIESSYTYELTDEEMIYLTIHIERVFKNNNE
- a CDS encoding alpha/beta hydrolase, with translation MKQKFFVNHVVRLVTIMVLSVLLPTITVASAADSLAWDKTFPQSHKVTVEKVSFYNRLGINLVADMYLPKNVDRSKKSPTIIVGAPFGGVKEQTSGLYAQTMAERGFITLAFDASYNGESGGQPRSIASPEAYVEDFSAATDFLGTRQFVDRKRIGVIGICGSGGFAISAAQIDPRLKAIVTVSMYDMGRDRREGLGMTMTEENRRKALEEVAEQRWVEFEGGQKKYVIGTPEVITNDSSAAAREFYDYYRTPRGHHPRSTTAITLTSNGALMNFFPFAQIDTISPRPILFIAGEHANSRYFSEDAYKLAAEPKELYIVSGAGHVDLYDRLQYIPFNKLEYFFTENLK
- a CDS encoding MFS transporter, encoding MAKRNHLLIFILTVGVFGIINTEMGVIGILPSLADHYNISVSQAGLLVSLFALAVAISGPTMPLLFSGINRKKVMLLVLGVFLLSNIVSIFTTNFTVVLIARVIPAFFHPIYCSLAFTVAAASVSKEEAPKAVSKVFIGVSSGMVVGVPIVSFIANAVSIEMAMAFFAFVNAIVFIATIIFVPSMPVKERLSYGSQVRVLKKSMTWLSVAAVILLNSAVFGVYSYLAEYLKTVTNMSANSISLMLILFGGSNIIGNIVAGRLLTKNANKSVIAFPFVLGTVYIILFLVGQFSIPTAIVTLIWGILAGIGGNINQYWIISAAPEAPDFANGLFLTSANLGTTVCAAAGGLFISGMGTQYVILVGILSLIFSLITILLRIYRSAHAKQFSR